ataattaatttgataaactaGGGTCAGTTTCATTAAAAGGGAGTTGGGCCAAAAGAAGATTTATGTTAAAAGAGGAATACAGAAAAATCCCAATAACAGTTACCTATTCatcaaaattctaattttattttgttcaacaaGAAAAATAGGTTTCCCAACATCAGATCTCGATGTTGGAAAAGTACTAATCGGAAATACCCCTTGCCACTGATGCGGGGTTTGGTAGTACCGTGCGCCACCCCACACTTCCAGTAAAAGAATCCACTGATAAAGGcctagtacctaaattcaagctcagatcgtGAGcacttataaatgttaattttaagcctaactttctatttataatacgcATGTATATATTTATCTTCTTATTTAGGCTAATAACAAATGCAAATGGGGACAGTGTGGACTCCAGATAAtatcaaagaattaattaaaGCTGTCTGTTTTGAATGCGttataacattattgtttaaatttaattcaaacaatgtGAAGTTCataaatttgtgttatatttgagtaatggccgcaACTACACGGTCACTTAAcatttgtgtcacaagctgtcagatacgcttatccttcaaaatagtaagtTTTACACAGCAGCCTGAATAGGCTACACATATACAGTTTttggtaccagtaagattaaacgccggggcggcaaatcacgaatttgacgttaccaacgtattctgctcaccctcctgaacaaaaaatatatatagtactagggggtgcaaatgacaaataacatgattttagggggtatattgataagtggtaaagtttctaatgttttaatgttcagtttgtgtgctgtgtctggataatctgtttacttgaatattatctgcggccgggactgatagcagcctgatagcatacctgttatctgagttgtccggggcataggtcagttctacacaagatatcgtgttcagtaggtcggattgagtgagtgagtttacaatgatgaatcaaccatccactagttcaaccaaccctagtgaattgtgtgtgtcggagtgtttcgtagggcacgtaaagagcttacgttttaaccgaaacgaaattatctcttttttaatagaacagggcattttttaaaatgagtgtatttgttcgtcgtgcggtcgagtggtgtttttaaaccgggagactgtgtcgtttcgttgtgatagaccacttttttgttgctgctgtttagctatatccgccaacacactaatggtaagtgttctctgttaatatccatctatgtatttgagtttttcatgatttatttagtttttaaactttacataattgcctttgcattacatttcaatttatatttttgatcagcccctctagaattttatattttactgataggtactatctcgagggatgtttttcttttattgacatcagcgcggggcagcaccgaaggtgctgccgaagcccgcgctgatggccggaggcactcgtaattaatttttttctcgaaattaagaaaaacattattaattttgatcaaaattctgctcatttctgtaatttctcatttacgtttgcaaagatggcggcgcaaccgatgacgtcatcacgaggttcaatcatttgccacaaaaggtcacgtgacgctagacgtggatgtagaacatggagatattactggaaagttatttaattttttattttctagaactttgttatttctcatttccaccccatcaaaccttatacttttttttatataggacgattccaataagttaagaacgcaaaactcgtatttttccgccccggcggttaatatgataattaccactCGGGTTATAATtgtttagtagtttagataaccAGAAATATTGATGATGCAATTGTCGTGGTGGCCGCTTATCATACTGCagccattatttttattaaggtaTTGAATAAAAGATAATGTTCTTTATAACATTATAGATGATTCTGTACTATCACCATGGCTTAGTAGTAGCATACTTATTGTTGCAACGACCAAGAATCAAAAAgatgtatttgaaattaattttaccatAGGAATTGTTAAAGATTTAGgctttctatatttatttaaaatgacttAATTATTTTACCTGCAGGTAGGTTACATCACAAATTTAACTATAGCTCTATGGTATAACAAGCATGTTGCACTAGACAGATAAAAGTACATTAGGCCTACATTTCTTAACTTAAAAGATAAGTATTACACCGAATGTTGTTTTTCTTGCTCATACCTTCTTTTAACAGACTACTTTCCaagtctaatttaaatttttatcagttGTACAATTACCACTGATAATAAAAATGTCAGTATTTTTACAGTGGCAGAcctaacattaaaatttatttttcatattaggCTAAGTTATATCAATTAAATGTTATCTTCATAAGAAAAATCTAATAgggtatgtatttatataaagtaatgttAAATGGAGATTTTTTTTCCTCTATTAAGAGTTAGATAAACCAGCTATAAGTTCCTAGCCTAGGCCAAGTtccaaaacaataacattttggcTGATATTGAGTTTGCTCATGGGAAGCGTACTCCATAGATTAAATCAATTAGTGTTGAGCAATCCATAATATCTGTTAAGATGAATCAATccattatatattaatgttttcaaaatcctaTGTTCTATGCCAATTTAAAAGTACGAAACATgagtaattatgtttttaatattctgaaAACTAAGGTTATTCCATATtcatttttgaaacaattttgtgCAGTTAGAACGTTATATGGCTAGTATATATTTCTTAGCCTCCTGTCCATGCGTTTATGACGAAATATCTTGAAATTGCCTATTAGAGCTGGGTTACAACTCAACATCAGAAATAAGCACCATTTAGAGATTCCATACTGAAGGTTAAGCAAAACCAAAAACCGATTTCCCAATTTGGTAATGAAAATGTCCAAAGCTCTTCTCTGTAGTGTTCGGCTATCAGGAGTTAAATAATCAAAAGAAGAATTAAAATCGTTGACattgttttacttgtttagaTATACCAAGacaaagtaatattttcaaatggaTGCCACTGCCTTTTCTGGAGCTAATGTTTCTATGATTAAATATAGTAAATGCTTTAATGCAAGATTAATTTTTTTGGTGCAGTCTATCCAGAAATCTGTTAAATGGAGGTGGAGTAAATAATTGATGTACACCCCAACAGACTTTGGTAGCGTATCCGAATAGATACCTAACAACTTACCTAACTAGCCCTACAACTTATGTAGGGGCTAAAACATTGATCATATGAGTTTAAATGAATAGATGAGTTTTCAAAAGATAATGTTTGATTTTACTGTCTTTCAACACTACTTTATTTACCAAGTGTCAAACTTGAGCTTATTCTAAATATCTGTAAAGTTATCCTTGACATTAAAGAATGTATTCAAGCATTAGTTTTAGcagtattaatacaataaattattaaatataacagctAAAATCATTGATAGGGGATAACGGTTAGCTTCTGGCTATGCATCTTGGCTATGCTTTTAACATGtggataaagttataaaatttttataaataggaaCTCAATGcaaatatccataaatatttcaCTTCCAAATCCTAAATTAGATATCtcaatgatttttttgtgtttttggatctgagttagagataagtGCCTGTTCAAATCCTGTTGTGGACCATTGCAGCATTCTTTATCAGTACTGTCGACGTTGTGATACTGTACTACCTCATATCTTTATTCTGTTCTTCTGTTTGATAATAAGACCCTCATACAGGCCAGTCGCCCATTGAGTGAGCAGAATAAGTCTAAAAAGGGAATCATCCTCCTTTTTTTCctacaaaaatgaaatgaaaagattaaatatacaatgtgaatatttaaaattatggatacactctgtttagttttttgatggataaagatgaaGGAATGGAACTCGGGATATCTTTCTAAGAattagaagtgaactttttagtcattgttacaactttgcccaatCCTCAAAATAGGGGCgtctcaaaatttgtaaatgtaaaaaccCATTAAGTGACcttatttgaaaggtcttgataaaagaagaaaaacagtGAAAACTAGAGCTTTCCATCCCAACATAGttcaaaatggcagctcattgaaatgaattaagtttaaagtatggatggatcctgctcaaccttcaatggacaaagatagaaatATGAAATTCAGCACACTcctctaggaaacaaaagcgaACCATCATTTCCGTGTAAAGTCAGGATAAAAAACCTGGCTGTACAAGCTTAGGACCCAAAATCATGTATGTTGTGCATAATGTGCAATTTGGTACATGCTTTTGTTGATACTTGGTTAGTACGAATTTACAGCCAAGATCATAAACTTCAGGTCTGATGAATTCTGTGTGGTTTGGTCAGTAACTACTATAGATTACTGTACCCAAATCCGGCTAATCATCAAACCAAGCTTATGAggtctatatacagggtgttcattttaAGTGTGCCTCCTTTGGTTTCTCAAAAACATCGAAATACGTAGGAAAGTTAATTATGAAGGACTTTATCTAcctttttgtataattaaaaatatgaattaaggATTTCCAAATATAGcaacagtttaaaataacaaacatgagGTTGTTAACTAGATTTGTTGTCATTCTTATAATTAGATAAAATTCACACAATTGGCACTAGATATAAGGAACAATATAAGCTGCCATTTACCGTAGATTGAACCGTTTGAGGTCAGATTTTGGGCTGGCATTGGGATTTCATTAGGACAACCTATATTCTTATTAAACTACCATTATTTATAAGCAACTAATGTAATAAATGgtgtgtaattgatttaaaatacgTTAAAGTCCGTGCAATTGAGTTTTCTCTGAAgtcgttttattttatatgatgcATATCTATCAAATGTCTACCCCATCATAATATTTTGGTCTAGACAaggttttaaaaccataatttacataatacattaaataaaaagtagaacCCTAGCTATAAGAGATTTATCACGATGACTTGTTTTGTTACAGAAATCTTCCCTACAGTGTTTGACGGAGCAAGGGTAGTCCTGAATAAAGGCTTGAGCAACCACTTTCAGGTGTCACACAATATCACGCTGAACACACAACAACCTGGTTCCTATCGGTTTGGTGCTACCTATGTAGGAACAAACCAGATAGCGCCTGGCGAAGTTTATCCTATTTTAATTGGCGATATTGACACAAGTGGATTGCTCGCAGCAAATGTTTTCCATCAAATCGGCAATAGGCTTAGACTTAAATTTCAAGCACAGGTAAGGGTTGTTACTATTATAacaatctttattaatttttaaaatatttcattcttctTTTGATCCCTTACTAAagcattttattacttattatgatATTTGTGGTATTAATAGCAATTGTTGTGTGTGTGTAGATGGCCAATCGCCAATTTTCCGTGGCTCAGATGCAGGCTGACTATAAGGCTGACAACTATACCTCTTCAATCACAGTCATAAATCCTGATTTGTTAAACAACTTCCAAGGTAGGTTGCATTACTGTGTGGATTCTTTGTTTTTCAGCTGCTTACAAACCGATTGTACACTAAccattttagaacataaaaaCTTTGGCACTAGAGGTTTCTCTGGTAGTGATATGACAAAAACAGTTCATGCTTCTATAATTATGCTTTTTTAAAGGTCACCATAAAGCATGTCCACTTGTCTTTTAAATAAAAGCATTCTCAATTTCTACACCTAGAGTCCTATATTTCTGTGGTGTCAGTGCCTACCAAACTCATGGAATCAGTTTGGTACTCATTTAATCTAGTAGAAGACAAATCTTATCATTGATAATGTTTTCTATGATTAAAAATTCACTAGACTGATGATAAACAGATTAGTAAGAAAGTAAATAATGTTCTTATATACCTATAGACTTGATGGCAATCAGACTAAAGACTAACATGCTTACATATTTGTACTTTGAAAAAACCCAATcacattattgttatattactagcagtaataatatacttttgaaaaatacaattatcgTGTAAGTAACAATACAGAGTATGTTTAACTGTTTTTGTCTGCTTTCTGAAGAATATATTGGTTACAATATCTAAGTGAAAGGAAAGGAGTTTTAAACATGTCAAGTGCTTTTATACAGTTATGGCTGATGCAACTGCACActtatcaattttatataaaatgtcaacCTAGTACCACTTTACTAATTGCTTCCTATTGTAAGATTTGGTAGTGAATGTGCTTTATAACAAAACTTTTCTAGCTCTAGTGTACAGTTTTAACACTAAGACTgtgtgttaatacatttttatgtgattatttttcatttaagtattttattactatattgttgtttgtttaaaaatgttaaacattcttAAATGAAACTTGctatatacaaaatttgtatgaTTGACAGAgccatgtattattttaaatataaaacttagacTTGCCTTTTGTATATTCAAATTGTAAGTCAAAAAgccaaaaaagaatattttactggaatataaatctaaaaaatttgaatttttcaggTGTGTTTGTCGCCCAGTACTTACACAGTGTTACACCACGCTTAGCGTTAGGTACAGAGTTAGCCATTCAACGTCTCAACCAAATACCAGGTGGACAACTTGCTCTTCTGTCACTCTCAGCCAGATATACAGGTAGGGTGATAATAACTGGAGCCTCAATTGTACTAAGTTAGAAGATTGTTTATTGTGAGAACAACTGCTAAATTATTGCAAATCTGTACAATATTCACAAGTTAGTAACATTTGACTAAATAGGATTGACTGTGCTTTTATATCTAGCTGAATTCCCCCGAGACTACAGTGACtgtcataaacatttaaaattgaaatttgttattttctatgtttaaGTAGATATGTAGAAGTAGTAAGTCAGCTATTACTTATGGTTCttaggtttttaatttgtttacagatCAGGACACTTTTTTAAAATTctcttgttaaaaatgtatttgaaccAAAACCTCTATGATTTTTTACATTGTCAGGCTTACAACTTAAAGGATTTTATTACTCTCTTTAGTTAATAACTCAGTACCTTCTTGTAAACAATAGATGATGGTTGACTAGGACAAGCCATGTGTAGATAGCGTGGGAGCATTGGTCAGTACTGGGATCTACAGCAACTATTGGTCAAACTCCTTTATTCTATTGATAGTCACGATGTGATACGTTTTAACAGAAACGTTGGTATTTTTACTGAAAGTGGTCTGTTGGAACCAAAACAATTCACGGCATGAAAACAAGTTATGCCAGGGCTTCAATTACGTTTAAAGAGTTTTCATGAATGTAAGTGCCAAGGCATAAGTTAGGAGAGAGGAGTGTTAGATTTTGCAAGAGTGCTAATCTTGAGAAAAAAGACATGAGTTTGCATTATTGGTGCTTTTTCAAGATTATGCAAGAATTTATAAGGGTTATATATAGCATCTTAACCATAATTACAGGATCCACAAACTCACACTTCCGTTGGCTAAGTGATATTTTTGTAGGGCTCAGCAACAGCTAACACGTTCTCTCTGAAATTACCAGCCATAAGTACCTTAACTCCGACTATGAGATGTATATGACCCCTCATGTCCTGAGCAGGGGGAGGTACATTTGTGGGCGTTTTAAGTGTACGGTTGATAACAACAGCACAGGAAAGGGTCAGATAATAAGTGTGATgagattttgatattttagagATTGTGAGCGTTCAAGACTACGTGATCTATTCTGTTGATAAGAGTTTCGGATAATTACTTGTAATTCGAATATTTGTCGTCAAAGGTCCTTAATTGCAGAAGTGAATTTTATCAAGTAAGATAGGGGTCTAAACTCCATTGACAGTAGAAGCTGAAGCTGGTCAATATACTCTTAACCTATAAAATTAGGGTTTAaacaaattgtacatttaaacattatattaatgttGAATAGACTCCAAAACATTACACAACACAGTATAACAACACATTAAcacttaacattttatttgtggcttttaaataatccattttattcaattgacaagtttataaatatggatggtaatattcagttttaaatcattgggtataaattttaaaatatatatttattttttaactgtaaggTAAATGTTTTGAGTCTGTTATATATGTTTTGTAGGTTTGTTTCTATATTagtatatgttttatactaaaaagtatattgacaatgcctatttcattgtatatatgaTCAACAGCAATAAAGATCTTATGTCTTAAAGGAACTGTGTATAGAATcgtttttaaaattgaagtatATAGAGTTGTGCAAGAAATTCTTtagaaatatttcttacatattttgtttcatgATCTGTCATCGCTTTATACGTCATTATGGGAGCAGAGAGAATCCAACAAAATTGcaattaattttgtacagtatAGAGGCTGTTTTCATTAATGTAGAGAATCAACTTTATATTAGTACACTAAAACcttaattatataatgtgtagaataaaaataatatttttataatcaattctggtggcccatgaggacggacagaataaggcttaaaaggggattagcctcttcttaaaaaaaaaaaatatatatatatatataaacttatttgttcttgaaataaaaacaaagacaattttatttaataatttaataggaTTACTTccttatatttttacatcatcaTCTCACGCACTGAAGGATAATGGGGGAACAGGTTGTGCTGCTGCCAGCATGGTTAGCGAGTGCAGCACTGAAATTCCAAGACAAAATATGGAAGGGGTGTTAGTAGCAGCAGGTGGTGGCAGCATTGAGGGCGCATGTAGCATGTAGGGATGGGAGGATGTTGGACTTATCTCTGACGGTACAGGTATGACTAAGTTGCGGCTAGGAGGATGGTATTGAAGAGTAGGGTTTTTCATTGCTCTTTTTTTGCTAACTGTGGCGAGGTGTTTGATGTGTTGTCCTCCATTGCTAGCCCCCGCAAAAATATTTTGCTgtcaatataatattaagttgCTGCTTgcccaaattatttcttttttctttagcTTCTTGTTCGAGGCTACTGGAACTGTTTGCATTACTTGCACTGTTTGCATTGCAGTGTTGTTTCCGATATCCTGGGTTTCCAGCAATTGAAGTATCGATAATCTgggtttaaatgtattttataatagtatgttagaatgtttattttaaaatttgaatgaatgtaTAAAGATCTtacttataattaacaaaatctgACTGATAagtcataatttaatattaattgtatgcaATACAAAATCATGAATGTAGGTGCTGAAGCTATGTATGTAATGTTGAAGGGGACGACTATGTCTGCAGTGGTACGTTAGGGATGGCCAACCTCCACCTTTGCTACTACCAGAAGGCAAGCAAGCAGCTACATTTTGGTGTAGAGATGGAAACCAACATGCGGATGCAGGAGTCAGTTGGAACTATTGGTTATTATGTCGACTTACCTAAGGCCGATTTGCAGTTCAGAGGTAAAGTttcatttaaatcatattaatttacacataacatagctatggtgggaagggttgactcaatgtgaatgttgagattattaactccagttcaccttctgcttagtgcagcatcGAAGTCTGTTGGTAATAGACTTGACTCCCTGGATTATAATAGTCATGTCAGTCCACGAAAAAGTCAATGATGAAGAAGTTAA
This Homalodisca vitripennis isolate AUS2020 chromosome 3, UT_GWSS_2.1, whole genome shotgun sequence DNA region includes the following protein-coding sequences:
- the LOC124356896 gene encoding mitochondrial import receptor subunit TOM40 homolog 1; its protein translation is MGNVLAASKPPNPSDFGMFGSVPPPSPSTEKKDEVKVENPGTMEELHKKTKEIFPTVFDGARVVLNKGLSNHFQVSHNITLNTQQPGSYRFGATYVGTNQIAPGEVYPILIGDIDTSGLLAANVFHQIGNRLRLKFQAQMANRQFSVAQMQADYKADNYTSSITVINPDLLNNFQGVFVAQYLHSVTPRLALGTELAIQRLNQIPGGQLALLSLSARYTGDDYVCSGTLGMANLHLCYYQKASKQLHFGVEMETNMRMQESVGTIGYYVDLPKADLQFRGSVDTNWNIAAVIEKKLQPMPVTLALSGNLNHRKSSFRLGLGFVIG